One genomic region from Cygnus atratus isolate AKBS03 ecotype Queensland, Australia chromosome 18, CAtr_DNAZoo_HiC_assembly, whole genome shotgun sequence encodes:
- the LOC118253911 gene encoding histone H3.3A, producing MARTKQTARKSTGGKAPRKQLATKAARKSAPSTGGVKKPHRYRPGTVALREIRRYQKSTELLIRKLPFQRLVREIAQDFKTDLRFQSAAIGALQEASEAYLVGLFEDTNLCAIHAKRVTIMPKDIQLARRIRGERA from the exons ATGGCCCGTACAAAGCAGACTGCCCGCAAGTCCACTGGGGGGAAGGCTCCGCGCAAGCAGCTGGCCACCAAGGCGGCCCGGAAAAGCGCTCCCTCTACTGGCGGCGTGAAGAAGCCTCACCGCTACAG GCCGGGCACCGTTGCCCTCCGTGAGATCCGTCGCTACCAGAAATCGACGGAGCTGCTGATCCGCAAGCTGCCCTTCCAGCGGCTGGTCAGGGAAATCGCCCAGGATTTCAAAACAGACTTGAGGTTCCAGAGTGCAGCCATCGGTGCGCTGCAG GAGGCCAGCGAAGCATATCTGGTGGGTCTGTTTGAAGACACAAACCTGTGCGCCATCCATGCCAAGAGAGTCACCATCATGCCCAAAGATATCCAGTTGGCTCGCAGGATACGGGGAGAGAGGGCTTAA